The DNA window GTTTTGTGGCTGTTAGAATCTAAAATGCCTTTTTGCTGCAGGAATATCCGGCGGCCATGCAAACCATACTCTTAGCTTACCAATCTCTTGGCATAGTCTATGGAGACTTGGGTACTTCTCCTGTCAATGTTTTCTCCGCCACAAATCGAACAAACCTCTCGGAAGATGATCTTATAGGCACGTTAAGCCTTATTATGTGGACATTAACAATCGTCGTACTCATAAAATATGTCTTCATCGTGCTTCAAGCAAATGATAATGGCGAAGGTGGAACGTTTGCCCTGTATTCCTGTATCCGGAGGCACATAAAATTTCACAGCAAGTTCTCAGTTCAGACCATGCGACCCGAATCGGATCTTGACACGGTTCATTATGGTAGAGGAGGAGGCTTTTTGACCTCCAAGACTAAggaatttcttgaaaaaaacCCAAACGCTCAGAATTGTCTCACGGTTCTTGTTTTGATCGGGACCTGTATGGTTATCGGAGATGGCGCACTCACTCCTGCAACTTGTGGTAAATTCggcatgcaaaaaaaaaaacttattagGAAAATTTTTAGCCGTTTATAACATTTGTGACAACCTTTCCTAAAGAAAAAATACCATATCTTATTGCATGTTGATTCTTGATTTAATTACACGTAAAGTATTACATTTCTCCTTTTGCTGTAGTTCTTTCAGCTCTCCAAGGAATTCAATCTCGCACCACCAAAATAACTCAAGGTATATATGTTTATAGTTAACTGTCAAAATTCAGACTCAAATGTGAAATAAAGTTACATTTAACGACGCATTCGTCAACTTCAATGAActttaatatcaatatcttcgaTGTTAGATCATGTTGTTTGGATATC is part of the Primulina tabacum isolate GXHZ01 chromosome 18, ASM2559414v2, whole genome shotgun sequence genome and encodes:
- the LOC142532463 gene encoding potassium transporter 26-like; its protein translation is MGSIELEIDGRSGGDLTLPREEEIGVVAAISTVEKEYPAAMQTILLAYQSLGIVYGDLGTSPVNVFSATNRTNLSEDDLIGTLSLIMWTLTIVVLIKYVFIVLQANDNGEGGTFALYSCIRRHIKFHSKFSVQTMRPESDLDTVHYGRGGGFLTSKTKEFLEKNPNAQNCLTVLVLIGTCMVIGDGALTPATCVLSALQGIQSRTTKITQDHVVWISVVLLIARFAFQSCGTSKVSFLFSPIMLIWFATNVSIGIYNIIKHHPSVIKAVSPHYIVKFFLRNGKTAWDLLGSVFLGITGNFSVNLELVGYRAIRL